From Arcobacter arenosus:
CTCACTGACCCAAAAAGCGCTAATTCATCCTATCTGGACTATTTAACTAGAATTAGACAATTTATGACAGGAAAAAGTATTTTTGCTGTTTTTGATGCCCCTTGGATTACTATTTATGTAATTATTTTATTTCTTTTTCATACTGCCTTTGGTGTTTTTGCAATTATCGTTATTCTAATATTATTAGGTGTAACTGTAATGAATGAAATAGCTACTTCACAAAATTTAAATGAAGCAAGTAAAAATAATATTGCTTCAAATATATATATTGATTCTTCTTTAAAAAATGCGGCAGTAATTAATTCTATGGGGATGAGAGAAAATATAAGAAAAATATGGCATAAAAAATATTATGGTTTTTTAAATTTACAAAATGATGCTAGTTATAGTGCAAGTATTTGGATTAACATCTCTAAAAGTATTAGACTTATGGCACAATCACTTACCCTTGGTATAGGTGCTTATCTTGCAATTGGATATGAAGTTACTCCTGGGACTATGATTGCTGCATCTATTATTATGAGTAGAGCTCTTTCACCAATCGATTTAATAATATCAGGATGGAAAGGCTTTATTGCATATAGAACAAGTTATAAAAGAATTGATGAATTATTAAATAAATTTCCAGAAAAAAAGAAAACTATATCTTTAAAAATTACAGATGCTAATCTTGTACTTGAAAATATAGTTGTTACTCCCCCTAATACAAAAAATGAAACAATAAAAGGTATCTCTTTAGAAATAGAATCAGGCAATGTTGTAGCTGTTATGGGAAAAAGTGGTGCAGGAAAATCAACTTTAATAAAAGGTATTTTAAATATTTGGCCTCTATCTGGAGGAAAAGTTAAAATTGATGGGGTTGATGTTTCTATGTTTGATAAAGTAGAAATTGGCCCACAAATTGGTTATCTTCCTCAAGATATTGAGTTATTTGAGGGGACAATTAGTGAAAATATCTCTAGATTTCAAAAACTAGATTCCCAAAAAGTGGTATTAGCTGCAAAAAAAGCTGGCGTTCATGATTTAATTTTAAAATTTCCTAAAGGTTATGAAACAAAAATCACTAATTCTGGAGATAGTTTATCTGGTGGACAAAAACAAAGAATTGGTTTAGCAAGAGCTATTTATGATAATCCAAATCTTGTAATATTAGATGAACCTAATTCAAACCTGGATAAAGAGGGTGAACAAGCTTTATTAAACAGTATAAAAAGTTTAAAAGAAAATAACACAACTGTAATAATAATTACCCATAAAGACAATATCTTAGATATTACAGACAAAGTTCTTTTAATTGAAAATGGCTTATTAAAAGATTATGGTAATACACAAGAAGTTCTTAATAAAAATCAATTTTTTAAAGTAGATAATGAAAATGTATAAAGCTCCCAATGATGATTCATCTAAAATAACTAGATTTGGTTTTAGTGTTATAATAATTGTGTTTATAATATTTGGAGGATGGGCAACTTTT
This genomic window contains:
- a CDS encoding type I secretion system permease/ATPase, with the protein product MSSEHKFSELKSTLKKNKKTFLIVGLFSFLTNILMLVPPIYMLQIYDRVIKSNNENTLFVLTFMIIILFITMALLEIVRSQILIKIGSSIDNAISNRIFDSLFQLELTDPKSANSSYLDYLTRIRQFMTGKSIFAVFDAPWITIYVIILFLFHTAFGVFAIIVILILLGVTVMNEIATSQNLNEASKNNIASNIYIDSSLKNAAVINSMGMRENIRKIWHKKYYGFLNLQNDASYSASIWINISKSIRLMAQSLTLGIGAYLAIGYEVTPGTMIAASIIMSRALSPIDLIISGWKGFIAYRTSYKRIDELLNKFPEKKKTISLKITDANLVLENIVVTPPNTKNETIKGISLEIESGNVVAVMGKSGAGKSTLIKGILNIWPLSGGKVKIDGVDVSMFDKVEIGPQIGYLPQDIELFEGTISENISRFQKLDSQKVVLAAKKAGVHDLILKFPKGYETKITNSGDSLSGGQKQRIGLARAIYDNPNLVILDEPNSNLDKEGEQALLNSIKSLKENNTTVIIITHKDNILDITDKVLLIENGLLKDYGNTQEVLNKNQFFKVDNENV